In one window of Janthinobacterium sp. 1_2014MBL_MicDiv DNA:
- a CDS encoding N-acetyltransferase: MTDPGTTYLVGPAQAADIDAITALLQANSPSHGGSLTGEFSRDKVAAMADGTSPVIVARRVADGPVVGVLFSAATATAQAPVVLAMLAAYAGGKGAYVYGPVCIAESERGQGLLALLYAALREQQQGAEAVLFIRRDNLASLRAHARLGMREVAGFVCDGAEFAVYSDAIVAE; this comes from the coding sequence ATGACTGACCCCGGCACAACTTACCTTGTCGGCCCGGCGCAGGCCGCCGACATCGACGCCATCACGGCCTTGCTGCAAGCCAACTCTCCCTCGCACGGCGGCAGCCTGACGGGCGAGTTTTCGCGCGACAAGGTGGCCGCCATGGCCGATGGCACGTCGCCCGTCATCGTGGCGCGGCGCGTGGCCGATGGGCCGGTCGTTGGCGTGCTGTTCAGTGCGGCGACAGCCACCGCGCAGGCGCCCGTAGTGCTGGCCATGCTGGCCGCGTATGCGGGAGGAAAGGGCGCCTATGTGTACGGCCCCGTCTGCATTGCGGAATCGGAACGGGGGCAGGGCTTGCTGGCGCTGCTGTATGCGGCCCTGCGCGAGCAGCAACAGGGTGCGGAGGCCGTGCTGTTCATCCGGCGCGACAATCTGGCGTCGCTGCGCGCGCATGCACGGCTGGGCATGCGCGAGGTGGCCGGGTTTGTCTGCGATGGCGCCGAGTTTGCCGTGTATAGCGATGCGATCGTCGCGGAATAG
- a CDS encoding sulfite exporter TauE/SafE family protein — protein sequence MLTISLLCLFAFFAGLIDAAVGGGGLIQLPALFNLMPNMASTSLLGTNKLASACGTTFAARSFVGKVHIPWLLVLPAVASAFIMSFIGAAAVSYVPQQVVRPMVLVLIIIMAIYTFIKKDFGTTREARPIGGRERILAIVIGGAIGFYDGLFGPGTGSFLIFLFIRVFGFDFILASACSKLVNIATNVAALAFFIPAGHVVYAVAAPMAVCNILGALTGTWIAVRRGAAFVRILFLVLLVLLIVKLSYDIFFK from the coding sequence ATGCTGACCATTTCGCTGCTGTGTTTATTTGCCTTCTTTGCCGGCCTGATCGATGCCGCCGTGGGTGGGGGCGGACTGATCCAGCTGCCGGCCCTGTTCAACCTGATGCCGAACATGGCGTCCACCTCCTTGCTGGGCACCAATAAGCTGGCGTCGGCCTGCGGCACCACGTTCGCGGCCCGCTCCTTTGTCGGCAAGGTGCATATCCCGTGGCTGCTGGTGCTGCCGGCCGTGGCCAGCGCCTTCATCATGTCCTTCATCGGCGCGGCCGCCGTATCCTATGTGCCGCAGCAGGTGGTGCGTCCGATGGTGCTCGTATTGATCATCATCATGGCCATCTACACCTTCATCAAGAAGGATTTCGGCACCACGCGCGAGGCGCGTCCCATCGGCGGGCGCGAACGCATCCTGGCCATCGTCATCGGCGGCGCCATCGGCTTTTATGACGGCCTGTTCGGGCCGGGCACGGGCAGTTTCCTGATCTTCCTCTTCATCCGCGTCTTCGGCTTCGATTTCATCCTCGCTTCGGCCTGCTCGAAACTGGTGAATATCGCCACCAACGTGGCGGCGCTGGCCTTCTTCATTCCCGCCGGCCACGTGGTCTACGCCGTGGCCGCACCCATGGCCGTGTGCAATATCCTGGGCGCCCTGACGGGCACGTGGATCGCCGTGCGCCGTGGCGCCGCCTTCGTGCGCATCCTCTTCCTCGTGCTGCTGGTGTTGCTGATCGTGAAGCTGTCCTACGACATTTTCTTCAAGTAA
- a CDS encoding RHS repeat domain-containing protein, producing MNSTIAPSTTMTHTLQRTGMRHRIQQLIFTLFLPIGAIAQAATPTAVIINPPTTTVTRTVSFTYDADGLLNGEIREPNDAQLRLETAYSYDAWGNRSETRVVSPASGTAAIVATRNSAAYDGRGQFPVTQKNALGHTGTSTYHPQYGTPTSVTDANQLSVQFQYDSFGRKILEINPDGTRKKWTYALCGPYTCSGRAKYFIKMQPYASDGVTVIGPWQTSYFDELDRDILSETQGLDSTVMIYTAREYDSRGNLARSSRPYSVYQPNEQWTSNQYDALNRIASTTTADGAVTRYAYNGLRTSVSNALNQTTSRVLDANGKVVQVVDNLGQAISYQYDAFGNLWLTTDPKGNMNVMAYDSLGRKTKMYEADTGGSLYAYDALGRMVRQTDAKGQVTTLGYDVLNRMTSRGETDLISSWVFDSCVKGIGKLCQVSADNGYREVVAYDGYGRVGSSSTTIDAIYTASSEFDQHGRLVRHTYPTGLALKYVYSSFGFLTEVRNQASDALYWRVNQMDAEGHVLAQTYGNQIVTNAVYDNATGQVKEQYAGAGKGVQNLAYRFDQIGNLQSRSDSNQNLSETFLYDGLNRLSSATVNSGSAGLATQTYGYDGIGNVTQRSGVGTYAYLETSNKPHAVSSIALTGGGKRHYTYDLNGNLTDELQTTATGATVAAMGRKISYTSFNMPLMIATPSSSMNYVYGPSHQRTKAIAPGLATVYLNGTHSGNLQYEKDIKANGEIEHRQFITANGVVIAVVKTVGGKNTTQYFHRDFLGSLVAVSDETGTVIERFAYDASGKRRFPAGGQDAQGTLVGDTSKRGFTNHEHLDTLGLIHMNGRVYDPLVARFMSADPGVPHPDDLQSYNRYAYARNNPLAYVDLNGFEDDRWMNLGEGTGARNRIAKFEAEMFGMNAHLFTPLFAADNSSSLVSVVSKPSAKVTARSVSQDSNEEESGIWKTIKAGVADIYNTLGYISIEKNNLKLCSVNGGGCFESSNPKMNQEAANGIFSVMQTVLIVAPAGAQRKVVTIGQKFENDLLFTFGSRPVAQTINRRFGPYHRIGDSPASIESIKNSGQLVGNPARNYMPSPWAKVKAYEGPLPQGRQGFEFYTNVKPDAGHVPGQPVWMGPREGVSEVNGQAVIQCSVVRIGC from the coding sequence ATGAATAGCACCATTGCCCCATCCACCACCATGACCCACACCTTGCAGAGAACTGGTATGCGCCACCGTATCCAACAGCTGATTTTTACGCTATTCCTTCCCATCGGGGCGATTGCCCAGGCGGCCACGCCGACGGCCGTCATCATCAATCCACCCACCACGACGGTCACGCGGACCGTGAGCTTTACTTACGATGCTGATGGCTTGCTGAATGGTGAAATTCGCGAGCCGAACGATGCCCAGCTCCGCCTGGAGACGGCCTATTCCTACGACGCCTGGGGTAACCGCAGCGAAACCAGGGTAGTGTCGCCGGCCAGCGGTACGGCAGCTATCGTCGCCACGCGCAACAGCGCTGCCTACGACGGTCGGGGCCAGTTCCCGGTAACGCAGAAAAATGCGCTCGGCCATACGGGCACGAGCACTTACCATCCCCAATACGGCACGCCGACGAGCGTGACCGACGCCAACCAGCTGTCCGTGCAATTTCAATATGACAGTTTTGGCCGCAAGATCCTGGAAATCAATCCAGATGGTACGCGTAAAAAATGGACCTATGCCTTGTGCGGGCCGTATACCTGCAGTGGCCGCGCCAAATATTTCATCAAAATGCAGCCGTATGCGAGCGATGGCGTCACGGTGATCGGGCCGTGGCAAACAAGCTATTTCGATGAATTAGACCGCGATATCTTGAGCGAAACGCAGGGGCTCGACAGTACTGTCATGATTTATACGGCAAGGGAGTATGACAGCCGCGGCAACCTCGCGCGCAGCAGTCGGCCGTATTCCGTCTATCAACCCAATGAGCAGTGGACCAGCAATCAATATGATGCCCTGAACCGCATTGCCTCGACCACAACAGCCGATGGGGCGGTGACGCGCTATGCCTACAATGGCTTGCGTACCAGTGTCAGCAATGCGCTGAACCAGACGACGAGCCGGGTGCTTGATGCCAATGGGAAGGTGGTGCAAGTGGTCGACAACCTGGGGCAGGCGATTAGCTATCAGTATGATGCGTTTGGTAATTTGTGGCTGACCACGGATCCCAAAGGTAACATGAACGTGATGGCGTACGACAGCCTGGGCCGCAAGACGAAGATGTACGAAGCCGATACGGGCGGCTCGCTGTATGCGTACGATGCCTTGGGCAGGATGGTGCGGCAAACGGACGCCAAGGGGCAGGTCACGACACTCGGCTACGATGTGCTGAACCGGATGACATCGCGCGGCGAGACCGACTTGATTTCCAGCTGGGTTTTCGACAGCTGCGTCAAGGGTATCGGCAAGCTGTGCCAGGTTTCGGCCGACAATGGCTACCGCGAAGTGGTGGCGTACGACGGCTATGGCCGGGTCGGCAGCAGCAGCACGACAATCGATGCCATTTATACGGCAAGCTCGGAATTCGACCAGCACGGACGGCTCGTCAGGCACACATATCCTACCGGGCTGGCGCTCAAATATGTCTATTCGAGTTTCGGTTTTCTGACGGAGGTGCGCAACCAGGCCAGCGATGCCCTGTACTGGCGCGTGAACCAGATGGATGCCGAAGGCCATGTGCTGGCGCAAACCTATGGCAACCAGATCGTCACGAATGCTGTTTACGACAATGCCACGGGCCAGGTCAAGGAGCAGTACGCGGGCGCCGGCAAGGGTGTGCAGAACCTGGCCTACCGTTTCGACCAGATCGGCAACCTGCAGTCGCGTAGCGACAGCAACCAGAACTTGTCTGAAACGTTCTTGTATGACGGCCTGAACCGGCTGAGCAGCGCTACCGTGAACTCCGGCAGCGCCGGCCTGGCGACACAGACCTATGGCTACGATGGCATCGGCAATGTCACGCAGCGTTCCGGCGTCGGTACCTATGCTTATCTGGAAACAAGTAACAAACCGCATGCCGTGTCGTCCATCGCATTGACGGGCGGCGGCAAACGGCATTACACATACGACCTGAACGGTAATCTGACCGATGAGCTGCAAACCACAGCGACAGGTGCCACCGTCGCGGCAATGGGGCGCAAGATCAGCTATACCAGCTTCAATATGCCGCTGATGATCGCCACGCCGTCGAGCAGCATGAACTATGTGTATGGACCCAGCCACCAGCGCACCAAGGCAATCGCCCCGGGACTGGCCACGGTATATCTGAACGGTACGCATAGCGGTAATCTACAGTACGAGAAAGATATCAAGGCCAATGGCGAGATCGAGCACCGCCAGTTCATCACTGCCAACGGCGTGGTGATCGCGGTCGTCAAGACCGTCGGCGGCAAGAATACGACACAATATTTCCACCGAGATTTCCTCGGCTCGCTGGTGGCCGTAAGCGACGAGACGGGCACGGTAATCGAGCGCTTTGCCTACGATGCGTCTGGCAAGCGCCGCTTCCCTGCTGGCGGACAGGATGCGCAGGGCACGCTGGTGGGCGACACAAGCAAGCGCGGCTTCACGAATCACGAGCACCTCGACACGCTGGGGCTGATCCACATGAACGGCCGCGTCTACGACCCGCTGGTGGCGCGCTTCATGAGCGCCGATCCGGGCGTGCCGCACCCCGATGATTTACAATCGTACAACCGCTATGCATATGCGCGCAACAATCCGCTGGCCTATGTCGACCTGAATGGTTTCGAGGATGACCGCTGGATGAATCTCGGCGAAGGGACGGGCGCGAGAAATAGAATTGCCAAGTTCGAGGCCGAGATGTTTGGTATGAACGCACATCTGTTTACTCCCTTGTTTGCTGCAGATAATTCATCGTCGTTAGTTAGCGTTGTCAGCAAGCCTTCCGCTAAAGTTACTGCAAGAAGTGTGTCGCAAGACAGTAACGAAGAAGAGAGTGGAATATGGAAGACAATTAAGGCTGGTGTGGCTGATATCTATAACACTCTTGGTTATATTTCGATTGAGAAAAATAATTTAAAATTATGTTCGGTGAACGGAGGCGGTTGTTTCGAGTCGTCTAATCCAAAGATGAACCAAGAGGCTGCCAATGGTATTTTTTCAGTAATGCAGACTGTTTTGATTGTGGCTCCTGCTGGAGCTCAACGGAAGGTGGTTACTATTGGTCAGAAATTTGAAAATGATCTTCTTTTTACCTTCGGAAGTAGACCAGTGGCACAGACTATAAATAGGCGGTTTGGGCCTTATCATAGAATAGGTGATTCACCGGCTTCAATTGAAAGTATCAAAAATTCTGGGCAACTTGTGGGGAATCCGGCAAGAAATTACATGCCGTCGCCTTGGGCAAAAGTAAAGGCATATGAAGGGCCGCTTCCGCAAGGGCGACAAGGCTTTGAGTTCTATACTAATGTAAAGCCAGATGCAGGACATGTACCAGGACAACCAGTTTGGATGGGGCCCCGGGAAGGTGTCTCGGAGGTTAATGGGCAAGCTGTAATTCAATGTTCCGTTGTTAGGATTGGATGTTAA
- a CDS encoding DNA internalization-related competence protein ComEC/Rec2 produces the protein MRTFILGFSAGAFWLQTQAELPAHAGAALLLACLLFLGLGYTARGGHVVLRLSLGCLFGVIFGYFWAAFLAHAALSSQLALQDEGEDITVVGTIASLPYHFEQGVRFNFAVEKAVSAKVPPLIALSWYAGFRNAATNEVGNVQPGERWRLTVRLQRPHGNANPMGFDYEVWLLEQGVRATGYVRPQPRADMPNRRLAAFVPGFGNVVEASRAALRARIVRSLEGKQYAGVIVALVVGDQRAIPQSDWQVFNRTGVSHLISISGLHITMIAGLFALGAGALWRRSFFIGWQLPLRLPAQKVAALAGALAAFLYVLLAGFGVPAQRTLYMLMVVALALWLGRITSIGHVLCLALGAVVLLDPWAVLWPGFWLSFGAVATMLYAGVGRTAAPMSAQASRWRRLRAAVALGAQTQYVVTVGLVPLTMLLFSQVSLVSPVANALAIPVISLIVTPLSLAGSLLPAPLSDGLLLLAHAIVQMLAQVLDWLGARRFAVWTAPAPPMWSFCWALFGTLWLLAPRGWPHRWAGMLGWLPLLTALPSSPPPGRLWVTAFDVGQGMALLVETHGHRLLYDTGPAYGPESDGASRVIVPYLRARGIASLDGAIISHSDLDHAGGAMSLLENIHVGWLASSLSGGHPAIEARRQSGRPYLRCVAGQSWTWEGVHFAMLHPLPASHDDIALKPNARSCSVKITAGQHAILLAGDIEAAQEAQLVARSAEGELAADVLLAPHHGSGTSSTQAFLDAVHPTLAIFQVGHRNRYKHPKAQVYARYGAMGITRLRTDVEGALVLEFGEGIAVTQYRASRPRYWQGR, from the coding sequence ATGCGCACCTTCATACTCGGCTTTTCCGCTGGCGCTTTCTGGCTGCAGACGCAGGCCGAACTGCCTGCGCATGCGGGTGCGGCGCTGCTGCTGGCCTGCTTGCTGTTCCTGGGGCTAGGCTACACCGCGCGTGGCGGGCATGTGGTCTTGCGCCTGTCCCTGGGATGCCTGTTCGGCGTCATCTTCGGTTATTTCTGGGCCGCGTTCCTGGCGCACGCGGCGCTCTCATCCCAGCTGGCATTGCAAGACGAGGGCGAGGACATCACCGTCGTCGGCACCATCGCCAGCCTGCCCTACCATTTCGAGCAGGGCGTGCGCTTCAACTTTGCCGTCGAAAAGGCGGTCAGTGCCAAGGTGCCGCCCCTGATCGCCCTGTCCTGGTATGCGGGCTTTCGCAATGCCGCGACGAATGAAGTGGGCAATGTGCAGCCGGGCGAACGCTGGCGGCTGACGGTGCGCCTGCAGCGCCCGCATGGCAATGCCAATCCCATGGGTTTTGACTACGAAGTGTGGCTGCTGGAGCAGGGCGTGCGCGCCACCGGCTACGTGCGGCCGCAGCCGCGCGCGGACATGCCGAACCGGCGCCTGGCTGCCTTCGTGCCCGGCTTCGGCAATGTGGTGGAAGCGAGCCGTGCGGCCCTGCGCGCACGCATCGTGCGCAGCCTGGAAGGCAAGCAGTACGCGGGCGTGATCGTGGCGCTGGTGGTGGGCGACCAGCGCGCCATCCCCCAGTCGGACTGGCAAGTGTTCAACCGCACGGGCGTCAGCCATCTGATTTCCATTTCGGGCTTGCACATCACCATGATCGCGGGATTGTTCGCCTTGGGTGCGGGCGCATTGTGGCGGCGCTCGTTTTTTATTGGCTGGCAACTGCCGTTGCGGCTGCCGGCGCAAAAGGTGGCGGCGCTGGCCGGCGCGCTGGCCGCGTTTTTATATGTGCTGCTGGCCGGCTTCGGCGTCCCGGCGCAGCGTACCTTATATATGTTGATGGTGGTGGCGCTGGCCTTGTGGCTGGGGCGCATCACCAGCATAGGCCACGTGCTGTGCCTGGCGCTGGGTGCGGTCGTGCTGCTCGACCCCTGGGCCGTGCTGTGGCCTGGTTTCTGGCTGTCGTTCGGTGCCGTCGCCACCATGCTGTACGCTGGCGTGGGACGCACCGCGGCGCCGATGTCGGCGCAGGCGAGCCGCTGGCGCCGCCTGCGCGCGGCCGTGGCGCTCGGTGCGCAGACGCAATATGTGGTGACGGTGGGACTGGTGCCGCTGACGATGCTGCTGTTCTCGCAAGTGTCGCTGGTGTCTCCTGTCGCCAATGCGCTGGCCATCCCCGTCATCAGCCTGATCGTGACGCCCTTGTCGTTGGCGGGCAGCCTGCTGCCGGCGCCGCTGTCCGATGGTTTGCTGTTGCTGGCGCATGCCATCGTGCAGATGCTGGCGCAGGTGCTCGATTGGCTGGGGGCGCGCCGCTTTGCCGTGTGGACGGCACCCGCGCCGCCGATGTGGAGCTTTTGCTGGGCGCTGTTCGGCACCCTGTGGCTGCTGGCGCCGCGCGGATGGCCGCACCGCTGGGCGGGCATGCTGGGCTGGCTGCCGCTGCTGACGGCCTTGCCGTCGAGCCCGCCGCCGGGTCGCTTGTGGGTGACGGCGTTTGACGTGGGACAAGGCATGGCCCTGCTGGTGGAAACGCACGGGCACCGCCTGCTGTACGACACGGGGCCAGCCTACGGCCCGGAATCGGACGGTGCCAGCCGCGTCATCGTGCCGTATCTGCGCGCGCGCGGTATTGCCAGTCTCGATGGCGCGATCATTTCGCACAGCGATCTTGACCATGCGGGCGGCGCCATGTCGCTGCTGGAAAATATCCACGTGGGCTGGCTCGCTTCGTCGCTGTCCGGCGGCCACCCGGCCATCGAGGCGCGGCGGCAGTCTGGCCGTCCCTACCTGCGCTGCGTCGCGGGCCAGAGCTGGACGTGGGAAGGCGTGCACTTCGCCATGCTGCATCCATTGCCCGCCAGCCACGACGACATCGCCTTGAAGCCGAACGCCCGCAGCTGCAGCGTGAAAATCACGGCCGGCCAGCACGCTATCCTGCTGGCCGGCGACATCGAGGCGGCGCAGGAGGCGCAGCTGGTGGCGCGCTCTGCAGAAGGTGAACTGGCGGCCGACGTGCTGCTGGCGCCGCATCACGGCAGCGGCACGTCTTCCACGCAGGCATTCCTGGACGCCGTGCATCCGACCCTGGCGATCTTTCAGGTGGGACACCGCAACCGCTATAAACATCCGAAGGCGCAGGTGTATGCCCGCTATGGCGCGATGGGGATCACGCGGCTGCGCACGGATGTGGAAGGGGCGCTGGTGCTGGAGTTTGGCGAAGGTATCGCCGTGACGCAGTACCGGGCCAGCCGGCCGCGGTATTGGCAGGGGCGGTAG
- a CDS encoding DUF4131 domain-containing protein, whose translation MRSFILGFFAGAFWLQTQAELPAHAGAALLLACLLFLGLGYAARGRHAVLRLSLGCLFGVIFGYFWAAFLAHAAFSFQLTLQDEGEDMTVVGSIASLPYHFEQGLGEQLC comes from the coding sequence ATGCGCTCCTTCATACTCGGCTTTTTCGCTGGCGCTTTCTGGCTGCAGACGCAGGCGGAACTGCCAGCGCATGCGGGCGCGGCGCTGCTGCTGGCCTGCTTACTATTTCTGGGGCTAGGCTACGCCGCACGTGGCCGGCATGCGGTCTTGCGTCTGTCTCTGGGATGTCTCTTCGGCGTCATCTTCGGTTATTTCTGGGCCGCCTTCCTGGCGCACGCGGCGTTCTCATTCCAACTGACATTGCAAGACGAGGGCGAGGACATGACCGTCGTCGGCTCCATCGCCAGTCTGCCATACCATTTCGAGCAGGGATTAGGTGAACAATTATGTTGA
- a CDS encoding LysR family transcriptional regulator, whose product MSMKLMWEIRAFCTVVEKRSFIHAARMLGRSPSAVTRAIQFLEDAIGAELILRTQKQFTLTTAGETYYASAKHLLETQAEAEDQLAELSNSPQGWVRLSAPEILSLGFLPKVVAQFSRDYPNVSVDIHFSDKSIDPIQEKLDFAIRGAFPQSSELIGYPLWNYRRYMYASPDYIARMGAPEEPEELAGHDVIMHSAPRILRDWHFVSGERNVRYQVQPRFRFTSGIATFQAALEGAGIVRLASWLAEPAVAAGTLQRVCTAYRLTSSKELDPSIHAVYGTSRMAKGARLFLEYVRQRGLDIPDERIS is encoded by the coding sequence ATGTCGATGAAACTGATGTGGGAAATCCGCGCCTTCTGCACCGTCGTCGAGAAGCGCAGCTTCATCCACGCGGCGCGCATGCTGGGACGCTCGCCGTCGGCCGTCACGCGCGCCATCCAGTTTCTCGAGGACGCCATCGGCGCCGAGCTGATCCTGCGCACGCAAAAACAGTTCACCCTGACGACGGCCGGCGAAACCTATTACGCATCGGCCAAGCACTTGCTGGAAACGCAGGCCGAGGCGGAAGATCAGCTGGCCGAGCTGAGCAACTCGCCGCAGGGCTGGGTGCGCCTCTCGGCGCCGGAAATTCTGTCGCTGGGCTTTTTGCCGAAAGTGGTGGCGCAGTTTTCGCGCGATTACCCGAACGTGTCGGTGGACATCCATTTTTCGGACAAGTCGATCGACCCCATCCAGGAAAAGCTCGATTTCGCCATCCGCGGCGCCTTTCCCCAGTCCAGCGAACTGATCGGCTATCCCCTGTGGAATTACCGCCGCTACATGTACGCCTCACCCGACTATATAGCCCGCATGGGCGCGCCCGAAGAGCCCGAAGAGCTGGCCGGCCATGACGTCATCATGCATTCGGCGCCGCGCATCCTGCGCGACTGGCACTTCGTCTCCGGCGAACGCAACGTGCGCTACCAGGTGCAGCCGCGCTTCCGCTTCACCTCCGGCATCGCCACTTTCCAGGCGGCCCTGGAAGGCGCCGGCATCGTGCGCCTGGCCAGCTGGCTGGCCGAACCCGCCGTGGCCGCCGGCACCCTGCAGCGCGTCTGCACGGCGTACCGGCTGACCTCGTCGAAGGAGCTGGACCCCAGCATCCACGCCGTCTACGGCACCTCGCGCATGGCCAAGGGGGCGCGGCTGTTCCTCGAATACGTGCGGCAGCGGGGACTGGACATACCCGATGAACGCATAAGTTAG
- a CDS encoding HAD family hydrolase, with the protein MKTIQGVLWDNDGVLVDTEQLFYESNRDLLLPYGIDLTPKQFFDWFLDNNYGAWHVLLGQGHDIALVDRLRLERKRLFADRLRQARRLALPGVQQVLAALRPHVAMGVVTSAYEQHFEISHAATGLRGHFDFVLTREMYLESKPAPDGYLLGLQRLGLDAAHCVAVEDSPRGLRAANAAGLECIVLRNQMNRHHAFDGAFCVVESMAELGEVLASFVPGMAVAQRQLEAFL; encoded by the coding sequence ATGAAAACCATCCAGGGTGTGCTGTGGGACAACGATGGCGTGCTGGTCGATACTGAACAGCTGTTTTATGAAAGCAACCGCGACTTGCTGTTGCCCTACGGCATAGACCTGACGCCGAAGCAGTTCTTCGACTGGTTCCTGGACAATAACTATGGCGCCTGGCATGTACTGCTGGGGCAGGGCCACGATATCGCACTGGTCGACCGCCTGCGCCTGGAACGCAAGCGGCTGTTTGCCGACCGTTTGCGCCAGGCGCGCCGCTTGGCCCTGCCGGGCGTGCAACAGGTGCTGGCAGCCTTGCGTCCGCATGTCGCGATGGGCGTCGTCACGAGTGCATATGAACAACATTTCGAGATCAGCCATGCCGCCACGGGCTTGCGCGGGCATTTCGACTTCGTGCTGACGCGTGAAATGTACCTGGAAAGCAAGCCGGCGCCCGATGGCTATCTGCTGGGCTTGCAGCGCCTGGGCCTGGATGCCGCCCACTGCGTGGCCGTGGAAGACTCGCCGCGCGGTTTGCGCGCCGCCAACGCTGCCGGCCTGGAGTGCATCGTCCTGCGCAACCAGATGAACCGTCACCACGCTTTTGACGGCGCGTTTTGCGTGGTCGAGTCGATGGCCGAGCTGGGCGAAGTGCTGGCTTCGTTCGTGCCCGGCATGGCCGTGGCGCAGCGGCAATTAGAGGCCTTCCTCTGA
- a CDS encoding barstar family protein — MLNNIGFFAVDEAAADKIILDSQREGMRVFCLPEKISSKDEFFDGVRNTLPLDPPLHSNRSWEALADSLWSGLDGLEDENIVIVWRDTKCMETHASEDFSIAIDILNDLPGTLADPKLTVGMPKKLLVLHVV, encoded by the coding sequence ATGTTGAATAACATAGGTTTTTTTGCTGTTGACGAAGCCGCTGCCGACAAGATCATTCTCGATTCGCAGCGGGAAGGCATGCGAGTTTTTTGTCTTCCTGAGAAAATTTCGTCCAAGGACGAATTCTTTGATGGAGTACGTAATACATTGCCGTTGGACCCGCCATTACATAGCAATAGAAGTTGGGAGGCGCTCGCCGATTCATTATGGTCCGGACTGGATGGGCTGGAAGATGAAAACATTGTGATTGTGTGGCGAGATACTAAGTGCATGGAGACGCATGCCTCTGAGGATTTCTCCATCGCCATTGATATTTTGAATGATTTACCTGGCACACTTGCTGACCCGAAATTGACAGTGGGTATGCCAAAGAAATTGCTGGTACTTCATGTGGTGTAG
- a CDS encoding alpha/beta fold hydrolase, with product MTLPQLHFAHANSYPAGTYRKLFGLLGQYFQVQALDMHAHDPAYPVSTGWPELVREYIDDLERRYTAPVILVGHSLGGMLSVMVAKRRPDLVRCVVLLDSPVVAGWRALLVRLARNTALGERFSPARFSAKRRKLWPDAQAAYEHFAAKDMFAIWAPQVLRDYIASGLAPHPDGVQLRFTREVETDVYRSLPHHIGSLVRDGLSVPIGFIGGTASVECRQAGLTATRKLVGPFFRQVPGGHLFPMENPELTAQVVREMIAALLAKH from the coding sequence ATGACACTCCCGCAGCTGCACTTTGCCCACGCCAACAGTTATCCCGCCGGCACTTACCGCAAGCTGTTCGGCTTGCTGGGCCAGTATTTCCAGGTACAGGCCCTCGACATGCACGCGCACGACCCCGCGTATCCCGTCAGCACGGGATGGCCCGAGCTGGTGCGCGAGTATATCGACGACCTCGAGCGCCGCTACACGGCCCCCGTGATCCTCGTCGGCCACTCGCTCGGCGGCATGCTCAGCGTGATGGTGGCCAAGCGGCGGCCCGATCTCGTGCGCTGCGTGGTCTTGCTCGATTCGCCCGTGGTGGCGGGCTGGCGCGCCTTGCTGGTGCGCCTGGCGCGCAACACGGCGCTCGGTGAACGCTTCTCGCCGGCACGCTTTTCCGCCAAGCGGCGCAAGCTGTGGCCCGATGCGCAGGCCGCGTATGAGCACTTTGCAGCCAAGGACATGTTCGCCATCTGGGCGCCGCAAGTCTTGCGCGACTACATCGCCAGCGGCCTGGCGCCGCATCCGGACGGGGTGCAGCTGCGCTTCACGCGCGAAGTGGAAACGGATGTATACCGCAGCTTGCCGCACCATATCGGCAGCCTCGTGCGCGATGGCTTGTCCGTACCGATCGGCTTTATCGGCGGCACGGCATCGGTGGAATGCCGCCAGGCGGGCTTGACGGCCACGCGCAAGCTGGTCGGTCCGTTTTTCCGCCAGGTGCCTGGCGGCCATTTGTTCCCGATGGAAAACCCCGAGTTGACGGCGCAGGTGGTGCGCGAGATGATCGCTGCGTTGCTGGCGAAACACTAG